Proteins encoded by one window of Kineococcus rhizosphaerae:
- a CDS encoding protein-glutamate methylesterase/protein-glutamine glutaminase encodes MRVLTVDDSVVVRRIVTDVLASDPAIEVVGTAANGRIALEKIAQLKPDAVTLDIEMPVMDGLETVKEIRKVDRKLPVIMFSTLTERGATATLEALSSGASDYVTKPANVGSVQESMESVRQQLIPKIKALVPGHGAPAAPALARPAAAEPARAATPVTTRERTGALKAPRALVVGSSTGGPEALSAVLAKLPANLGVPVLVTQHMPPVFTRLYAQRLDKVSALRVVEAADGDVVVPGTVYVAPGDFHMEVVRRGPQTVIKLNQGPAENFCRPAVDVMIRSAVATYGGELLAVILTGMGSDGKLGCKAVAAAGGQVLAQDEATSVVWGMPGAVTREGIADEVLPLGSIADAVQRRLGPAGRVAPAAAPRTTAPAPAVRSTPFGTTPRSTGSAGSSGSSSSPSARPSTFRPAAPAARPPQGRW; translated from the coding sequence ATCCGTGTGCTCACGGTGGACGACTCCGTCGTCGTCCGGCGGATCGTGACCGACGTCCTGGCCTCGGACCCGGCCATCGAGGTCGTCGGCACGGCGGCCAACGGCAGGATCGCGCTCGAGAAGATCGCCCAGCTCAAGCCCGACGCGGTGACCCTGGACATCGAGATGCCCGTCATGGACGGCCTCGAGACCGTCAAGGAGATCCGCAAGGTCGACCGGAAGCTGCCGGTCATCATGTTCTCCACGCTCACCGAGCGCGGCGCGACCGCGACCCTGGAGGCCCTGTCCTCGGGCGCCTCGGACTACGTGACGAAGCCGGCCAACGTCGGCAGCGTCCAGGAGTCCATGGAGTCGGTCCGCCAGCAGCTCATCCCCAAGATCAAGGCGCTCGTCCCCGGGCACGGTGCGCCCGCCGCCCCGGCCCTCGCCCGCCCCGCCGCGGCCGAGCCGGCCCGCGCGGCCACCCCCGTCACGACCCGCGAGCGCACCGGTGCCCTCAAGGCGCCCCGCGCCCTCGTCGTCGGTTCCTCCACCGGCGGCCCCGAGGCGCTGTCGGCGGTCCTGGCCAAGCTCCCCGCGAACCTCGGCGTCCCCGTGCTGGTGACCCAGCACATGCCGCCCGTCTTCACCCGCCTGTACGCCCAGCGCCTGGACAAGGTCAGCGCGCTGCGCGTCGTCGAGGCCGCCGACGGCGACGTCGTGGTGCCGGGCACCGTCTACGTCGCCCCGGGGGACTTCCACATGGAGGTCGTCCGGCGCGGTCCGCAGACGGTGATCAAGTTGAACCAGGGGCCTGCCGAGAACTTCTGCAGACCCGCGGTCGACGTCATGATCCGCTCGGCGGTCGCGACGTACGGCGGCGAGCTCCTCGCGGTGATCCTCACCGGGATGGGCTCGGACGGCAAGCTCGGGTGCAAGGCCGTCGCCGCGGCCGGGGGACAGGTCCTCGCCCAGGACGAGGCCACCTCGGTCGTCTGGGGGATGCCCGGAGCCGTCACCCGCGAGGGCATCGCGGACGAGGTCCTTCCCCTGGGCTCCATCGCTGACGCCGTCCAGCGCCGGCTGGGGCCGGCGGGCCGGGTGGCGCCCGCCGCCGCGCCCCGGACGACGGCCCCCGCCCCGGCGGTCAGGTCCACCCCGTTCGGCACCACCCCCCGCTCCACCGGTTCTGCCGGTTCCTCCGGTTCCTCCAGTTCCCCGTCGGCCCGCCCGTCGACGTTCCGTCCGGCCGCCCCGGCGGCCCGTCCCCCCCAAGGCAGGTGGTGA
- a CDS encoding YcnI family protein translates to MNRSTLPTRALAVSATACAAVLLAAVPASAHVHATPDATAADGYSVVTFRVPNESDAAATTSIVVSLPTDHPLTYVATKPLTGWTAQVIEGALPEPVDVAGATVTKAPLTITWTADPGTPGIPVHQFQEFEAQVGPLPAAGTRVTLPTVQTYADGEVSNWTEVAAAGAAEPEHPAPEFTTTAAADDEHGSGHATTAATEPVAATTATGSGADPLARGLAGGGLVLGLAALVVVLLRRQRS, encoded by the coding sequence GTGAACCGTTCCACCCTGCCCACCCGCGCCTTGGCCGTGTCCGCGACCGCCTGCGCCGCAGTCCTGCTCGCCGCCGTCCCCGCCTCCGCGCACGTCCACGCCACCCCCGACGCGACGGCCGCCGACGGGTACAGCGTCGTGACGTTCCGCGTCCCCAACGAGTCCGACGCGGCCGCCACGACGTCGATCGTCGTGTCCCTGCCGACCGACCACCCGCTCACCTACGTCGCGACGAAACCCCTCACCGGGTGGACCGCCCAGGTCATCGAGGGGGCCCTGCCGGAGCCGGTGGACGTGGCCGGCGCGACCGTCACGAAGGCGCCGCTGACGATCACCTGGACCGCCGACCCCGGGACCCCGGGCATCCCCGTCCACCAGTTCCAGGAGTTCGAGGCCCAGGTCGGCCCGCTGCCCGCGGCGGGCACCCGCGTCACCCTGCCGACCGTGCAGACCTACGCCGACGGCGAGGTCTCGAACTGGACCGAGGTCGCCGCCGCGGGGGCGGCCGAACCGGAGCACCCGGCGCCGGAGTTCACGACGACCGCCGCGGCCGACGACGAGCACGGCTCGGGGCACGCCACGACGGCCGCGACCGAACCCGTGGCCGCGACGACGGCGACGGGCTCGGGGGCGGACCCGCTGGCCCGCGGCCTGGCCGGGGGCGGTCTCGTCCTCGGGCTGGCCGCGCTGGTGGTCGTGCTGCTGCGCCGCCAGCGGTCCTGA
- a CDS encoding response regulator, which translates to MRALVVDDSRAMRKIIAGALRKLGYETVEAADGAEALKALEAGPLPDLATVDWNMPVMDGLTFVTQVRANRDYRALTLMMVTTEAEHGQIVRALAAGAHEYLIKPFTVESLEEKLSLLGLLPEGVQA; encoded by the coding sequence ATGAGGGCTCTTGTTGTCGACGACTCCCGCGCCATGCGGAAGATCATCGCCGGTGCGCTGCGGAAGCTCGGGTACGAAACGGTCGAGGCGGCCGACGGCGCCGAGGCGCTGAAGGCTCTGGAGGCGGGCCCGCTGCCCGACCTCGCCACGGTCGACTGGAACATGCCGGTGATGGACGGGCTCACGTTCGTCACCCAGGTCCGGGCGAACCGTGACTACCGCGCGCTCACCCTGATGATGGTCACCACCGAGGCCGAGCACGGGCAGATCGTCCGCGCCCTGGCCGCCGGTGCGCACGAGTACCTCATCAAGCCGTTCACGGTCGAGTCCCTCGAGGAGAAGCTGTCGCTCCTCGGGTTGCTGCCGGAAGGGGTGCAGGCGTGA
- a CDS encoding chemotaxis protein CheX: MTELVEEFYDEPTDYVEDEALGQIVDAMWSSYFAHTEFLLPSFEQHDIEGDILCASVTISGARPGIVTVSVERPLATPLAAALLQEDGELEDEDVYDSLGEVANIVGGNIKALVPDAGPLGLPVVSTAKPLHGASDRLAARLDANWQGQWLTFEVWLAGGSENGQG, translated from the coding sequence GTGACCGAACTGGTCGAGGAGTTCTACGACGAACCGACCGACTACGTCGAGGACGAGGCCCTGGGCCAGATCGTCGACGCCATGTGGTCGTCGTACTTCGCGCACACCGAGTTCCTGCTGCCGTCGTTCGAGCAGCACGACATCGAGGGCGACATCCTCTGCGCGTCGGTGACGATCTCGGGCGCCCGCCCGGGCATCGTCACCGTCAGCGTCGAGCGCCCGCTCGCCACCCCGCTGGCCGCCGCCCTCCTGCAGGAGGACGGCGAGCTGGAGGACGAGGACGTGTACGACTCCCTGGGTGAGGTCGCGAACATCGTCGGCGGCAACATCAAGGCCCTCGTCCCCGACGCGGGACCACTGGGTCTGCCGGTCGTGTCGACCGCCAAGCCCCTGCACGGCGCCTCGGACCGCCTGGCAGCGCGTCTGGACGCGAACTGGCAGGGTCAGTGGCTCACCTTCGAAGTGTGGCTGGCCGGCGGTTCCGAGAACGGGCAGGGGTGA
- a CDS encoding GGDEF domain-containing protein: MRGRSSEAHAPGAAGRLGVDLGVLAAVLVAVAVAQALLGRGSDGALTLFGVTEAVAALVAGACLLVPGRHRRLTGWVRAPWVLLGCACLAWGVGQGLYAVQDCLHLISGATTWADGPFVVFSVLSVASGLLHLWVWGRSHLGIAATLDGLLLGTALLTVVWVGWLAEAVRVAPYPLTDLLVPLVYPVMDVVFLTVTIIQLVRLRVSRVGLLCLAAATAMALSDAVYFYGVVATGSYRTGGLADFGWIAAFGLFAVGARLTPGGHPRLRTPSAGSWAWIVPCAAVVPAAAVGVTRLWVHPDRFVLVAGLVMVVLVVVRQVVALDDHRRLLAVAEHQRGLLDAVAHVDPLTGLENRRRFAERTAEAVRSSLRTGVPLVVAFVDLDRFKLVNDTLGHAAGDDLLRGVAARLRTCVRDDDCAARWGGDEFAVLVTDPGADAHAVADRLGAALLDPLPVAGRPWRATASIGAVREDPRRLLAALPTAATDPVEEVVEALLAAADARMYVVKRAHRESAAADR, translated from the coding sequence GTGCGGGGACGTTCCAGCGAGGCCCACGCGCCGGGGGCCGCGGGCCGCCTCGGCGTGGACCTCGGTGTCCTCGCGGCCGTCCTGGTCGCGGTCGCCGTCGCGCAGGCCCTCCTCGGCCGCGGCAGCGACGGCGCCCTGACCCTCTTCGGCGTCACCGAGGCCGTGGCCGCCCTCGTCGCCGGCGCGTGCCTCCTGGTGCCCGGCCGGCACCGGCGCCTGACCGGCTGGGTCCGCGCCCCCTGGGTGCTGCTCGGGTGCGCGTGCCTGGCCTGGGGGGTGGGGCAGGGGCTGTACGCCGTGCAGGACTGCCTGCACCTCATCTCGGGCGCCACCACCTGGGCCGACGGCCCCTTCGTCGTGTTCTCCGTGCTCTCCGTCGCCTCGGGGCTGCTGCACCTGTGGGTCTGGGGCCGCTCCCACCTGGGGATCGCCGCCACCCTCGACGGGCTCCTGCTCGGCACCGCGCTGCTCACCGTCGTCTGGGTCGGCTGGCTCGCCGAGGCCGTCCGCGTCGCCCCGTACCCCCTGACCGACCTCCTCGTCCCGCTCGTCTACCCCGTGATGGACGTCGTGTTCCTCACCGTGACGATCATCCAGCTGGTCCGGTTGCGGGTCTCCCGCGTCGGGCTCCTGTGCCTGGCCGCCGCCACCGCGATGGCCCTGTCGGACGCCGTCTACTTCTACGGCGTGGTCGCCACCGGCAGCTACCGCACCGGCGGCCTCGCCGACTTCGGGTGGATCGCCGCGTTCGGCCTGTTCGCCGTCGGCGCCCGGCTGACCCCCGGGGGGCACCCCCGGCTGCGGACCCCGTCGGCGGGGTCGTGGGCGTGGATCGTGCCCTGCGCCGCGGTGGTCCCCGCCGCCGCCGTGGGCGTCACCCGGCTGTGGGTCCACCCCGACCGCTTCGTCCTCGTCGCCGGGCTGGTCATGGTCGTCCTCGTGGTGGTCCGCCAGGTCGTCGCCCTCGACGACCACCGCCGGCTGCTCGCCGTCGCCGAGCACCAGCGGGGCCTGCTCGACGCCGTCGCGCACGTCGACCCCCTCACCGGGCTGGAGAACCGCCGCCGGTTCGCCGAGCGCACGGCCGAGGCCGTGCGCTCCTCGCTGCGGACCGGGGTCCCCCTCGTCGTCGCCTTCGTCGACCTCGACCGGTTCAAGCTCGTCAACGACACCCTGGGCCACGCCGCCGGCGACGACCTCCTGCGCGGCGTCGCGGCCCGCCTGCGGACCTGCGTGCGCGACGACGACTGCGCGGCCCGCTGGGGCGGCGACGAGTTCGCCGTCCTCGTCACCGACCCCGGGGCCGACGCGCACGCCGTCGCCGACCGGCTCGGCGCGGCCCTCCTCGACCCCCTGCCGGTCGCCGGGCGGCCGTGGCGGGCCACCGCGAGCATCGGCGCCGTGCGCGAGGACCCCCGCCGTCTGCTCGCCGCGCTCCCCACCGCCGCGACCGACCCCGTCGAGGAGGTCGTCGAAGCGCTCCTGGCCGCCGCCGACGCTCGGATGTACGTCGTCAAGCGGGCCCACCGCGAGTCCGCCGCGGCCGATCGGTAA
- a CDS encoding esterase/lipase family protein — translation MNLTARLADYAWLVRAQLRLRTPDWSAGTGAPVLLVPGIWETWHVMRGLGDALHRAGHPVHGLDLGTNSADLASSAERLCARLDGLDLRHAVVVAHSKGGLVAKLALGRTDRLDGVVALATPFAGSRYATWFPARPVRRLSPRDPEIRALAADASRHARIVAFRPRYDPHVPRAATGAAALTGAVEIEVDLEGHFRLLGDPGVQAAVVRAVEGFGAGR, via the coding sequence GTGAACCTCACCGCCCGGCTGGCCGACTACGCCTGGCTCGTGCGGGCCCAGCTGCGGTTGCGGACCCCGGACTGGTCCGCTGGCACGGGTGCCCCGGTGCTGCTGGTCCCGGGGATCTGGGAGACGTGGCACGTGATGCGCGGGCTCGGGGACGCGCTGCACCGGGCCGGGCACCCCGTCCACGGCCTCGACCTCGGGACGAACTCCGCGGACCTGGCGTCCTCGGCGGAGCGGCTGTGCGCGCGCCTCGACGGCCTCGACCTGCGGCACGCGGTCGTCGTCGCCCACTCCAAGGGCGGGCTCGTCGCCAAGCTCGCCCTCGGGCGCACCGACCGCCTCGACGGGGTCGTGGCGCTGGCGACCCCCTTCGCCGGGTCCCGGTACGCGACGTGGTTCCCGGCCCGGCCCGTGCGGCGGCTGTCCCCGCGCGACCCGGAGATCCGGGCCCTGGCCGCCGACGCGAGCCGGCACGCGCGCATCGTCGCGTTCCGGCCCCGCTACGACCCGCACGTCCCCCGGGCCGCGACGGGGGCGGCCGCGCTCACCGGGGCCGTGGAGATCGAGGTCGACCTGGAGGGCCACTTCCGGCTGCTGGGGGACCCGGGCGTCCAGGCGGCCGTCGTGCGCGCGGTGGAGGGGTTCGGCGCCGGCCGGTGA
- a CDS encoding CheR family methyltransferase — protein sequence MALTPTAFDWVCTLVRKESAIVLEKGKEYLVESRLVPLARAAGAADVSAYVDGVRLRPDRRAQTAIVEALTTNETSWFRDGAPFQAFSTSVLPALKQARATTRSLRVWSAASSTGQEAYSLAISLQDSLVAEGWRAEIIGTDLSNEVLEKAKAGRYSQLEMNRGLPAPLLVRHFTRVGTQWQVNDDIKRMVRFQQLNLTSSYAALGQFDVVFLRNVLIYFDLETKRDILSRVRKVLRPGGYMFLGGAETTLGVDENWDRELIGRVSVHRPKNGGQA from the coding sequence ATGGCACTCACACCCACGGCCTTCGACTGGGTCTGCACCCTCGTGCGCAAGGAGAGTGCGATCGTCCTCGAGAAGGGCAAGGAGTACCTCGTCGAGTCCCGGCTCGTGCCGCTGGCGCGTGCCGCCGGCGCCGCCGACGTCTCCGCGTACGTCGACGGTGTCCGGCTGCGTCCCGACCGCCGGGCGCAGACCGCCATCGTCGAAGCCCTCACGACGAACGAGACGTCGTGGTTCCGCGACGGCGCCCCGTTCCAGGCCTTCTCGACGTCGGTCCTGCCGGCCCTGAAGCAGGCGCGGGCGACCACCCGGTCGCTGCGCGTCTGGTCCGCGGCCAGCTCGACGGGTCAGGAGGCCTACAGCCTCGCGATCTCGCTGCAGGACAGCCTGGTCGCGGAGGGGTGGCGGGCCGAGATCATCGGGACCGACCTCTCGAACGAGGTGCTGGAGAAGGCCAAGGCGGGACGCTACTCGCAGTTGGAGATGAACCGCGGTCTGCCGGCGCCCCTGCTGGTCCGCCACTTCACCCGCGTGGGCACCCAGTGGCAGGTGAACGACGACATCAAGCGCATGGTGCGTTTCCAGCAGCTGAACCTCACGAGCTCGTACGCGGCCCTCGGTCAGTTCGACGTGGTGTTCCTGCGCAACGTGCTCATCTACTTCGACCTCGAGACCAAGCGGGACATCCTGTCCCGGGTCAGGAAGGTCCTCCGCCCCGGTGGATACATGTTCCTCGGGGGTGCAGAAACGACGCTGGGCGTCGATGAGAACTGGGACCGCGAACTCATCGGACGGGTTTCGGTCCACCGTCCCAAGAACGGAGGTCAGGCATGA
- a CDS encoding EAL domain-containing protein, with the protein MQVHAQDDDADAVAQLLDLARDIFGTPVAALTRPTVTTPHHVEQTSSELDPHATVRLLAATDLALASPAVDVVRPDGAADGRIVGVGADPSERLEPRQLEALHVVAALIAGVLHHRDRRRADREDRLASLDALVAGSGRSTVLQPIVDLRSGAVVGAEALSRFTSPAGTARRPEQVFSDARTAGVGVELEQAAIASALDQLPLVPMGGYLSVNASADALLDPRTRDLLTADGSERLVVEITEHDPVADYEALTGVTSALRRHGVRIAVDDAGAGFASLQHVLHLTPDIVKLDIAFVRGIDTDPARRAVARALVGFASELGSTMVAEGVEREDELAVLTELGVECGQGYLLGRPTATPYWGAGPDGTTAIVLPR; encoded by the coding sequence GTGCAGGTGCACGCGCAGGACGACGACGCCGACGCCGTCGCCCAACTCCTGGACCTGGCGCGTGACATCTTCGGCACGCCCGTCGCCGCCCTGACCCGCCCCACCGTCACCACGCCCCACCACGTGGAGCAGACCAGCAGCGAGCTGGACCCGCACGCCACCGTCCGGTTGCTGGCGGCGACGGACCTGGCCCTGGCGTCCCCGGCGGTCGACGTCGTCCGTCCCGACGGTGCGGCCGACGGCCGGATCGTCGGGGTCGGCGCGGACCCCTCCGAACGGCTCGAACCGCGGCAGCTGGAGGCCCTGCACGTCGTGGCGGCGCTCATCGCGGGGGTCCTGCACCACCGCGACCGGCGCCGCGCCGACCGCGAGGACCGGCTGGCCTCCCTCGACGCGCTCGTCGCGGGCTCGGGTCGCAGCACGGTCCTGCAACCCATCGTGGACCTGCGCTCGGGAGCGGTGGTGGGCGCGGAGGCGCTGAGCCGGTTCACGAGCCCGGCCGGGACGGCCCGCCGGCCCGAGCAGGTGTTCTCCGACGCCCGGACGGCCGGCGTCGGCGTGGAGCTCGAACAGGCCGCCATCGCCTCCGCGCTGGATCAGCTGCCGCTCGTCCCGATGGGCGGCTACCTCAGCGTCAACGCCTCGGCCGACGCCCTGCTCGACCCCCGCACGCGTGACCTGCTGACCGCGGACGGGTCCGAGCGCCTCGTCGTGGAGATCACCGAGCACGACCCCGTCGCCGACTACGAGGCCCTCACCGGCGTCACCTCCGCCCTGCGCCGGCACGGTGTCCGCATCGCCGTCGACGACGCCGGCGCCGGTTTCGCCAGCCTCCAGCACGTGCTGCACCTGACCCCGGACATCGTGAAGCTCGACATCGCGTTCGTGCGCGGGATCGACACCGACCCCGCGCGGCGCGCCGTCGCGCGGGCCCTGGTGGGTTTCGCCTCCGAACTCGGCTCGACGATGGTCGCCGAGGGGGTCGAGCGCGAGGACGAGCTCGCCGTCCTCACCGAGCTCGGCGTCGAGTGCGGGCAGGGGTACCTGCTGGGCCGGCCCACCGCGACGCCCTACTGGGGCGCCGGCCCCGACGGCACGACCGCGATCGTCCTGCCCCGCTGA
- a CDS encoding alpha/beta fold hydrolase has product MPRRLTAADMPSGLTVRIDRVRRDGAWLRTWTMWIAETDDVPPQHRHDVVLVHGLGVSSAYFQRLAVELARFGTVHLVELPGFAGVPHPDRRMTTQEMGRLVASWVREQGLTGVLLLGHSMGAQVVTEVALRDPDLVGHVALVGPPVNLEERSVPKQVARLLQAAVFEPPAVRRMSIEGYLRCGWRWIAHTLPSMMRYPIEDRITGVDVPVLVLRGAHDAVAPEGWCRMLADRARKGTFAQVPGAHSVVFDHAREVADHLAGLVTR; this is encoded by the coding sequence GTGCCCCGCCGCCTGACCGCCGCCGACATGCCCAGCGGGCTCACCGTCCGCATCGACCGCGTCCGCCGGGACGGCGCGTGGCTGCGGACGTGGACGATGTGGATCGCCGAGACCGACGACGTCCCCCCGCAGCACCGGCACGACGTCGTCCTCGTCCACGGCCTCGGGGTCTCCTCGGCGTACTTCCAGCGCCTCGCCGTGGAACTGGCCCGCTTCGGCACCGTGCACCTCGTGGAGCTGCCGGGCTTCGCGGGCGTCCCGCACCCGGACCGGCGCATGACGACGCAGGAGATGGGCAGGCTCGTCGCCTCCTGGGTCCGCGAGCAGGGCCTGACGGGGGTGCTGCTCCTGGGGCACTCGATGGGCGCCCAGGTCGTGACCGAGGTCGCCCTGCGCGACCCCGACCTCGTCGGGCACGTCGCGCTCGTCGGGCCGCCGGTGAACCTGGAGGAACGCTCGGTCCCGAAGCAGGTGGCCCGGTTGCTGCAGGCCGCGGTCTTCGAACCCCCCGCGGTGCGCCGGATGTCGATCGAGGGCTACCTGCGCTGCGGGTGGCGGTGGATCGCCCACACGCTCCCGTCGATGATGCGCTACCCCATCGAGGACCGGATCACCGGCGTCGACGTCCCCGTCCTCGTCCTGCGCGGCGCCCACGACGCCGTCGCGCCCGAGGGATGGTGCCGGATGCTCGCCGACCGTGCCCGCAAGGGGACCTTCGCGCAGGTCCCCGGCGCCCACTCGGTCGTGTTCGACCACGCCCGCGAGGTCGCCGACCACCTCGCCGGGCTCGTCACCCGGTGA
- a CDS encoding polyprenol monophosphomannose synthase, giving the protein MPEALRCVVVLPTYDEAENIAGMLDRVLASPVVPDVLVVDDSSPDGTGALVEQVAARYPSGRVRLLTRTTKDGLGAAYRAGFAHVLATGDHDVVVQMDADGSHPVEALTRMLAQIDHGADLVLGARYVRGGALDEAWPWYRKALSRGANVYARVLLGAPVADLTGGFKAWRADLLRSLDLSQLTAAGYAFQIQTTLAALQRGATVREVPILFTERTHGTSKMSGDIIREAMVSVVRMRRYGPTGRRP; this is encoded by the coding sequence TTGCCCGAAGCCCTGCGCTGCGTCGTCGTCCTGCCCACGTACGACGAGGCCGAGAACATCGCCGGGATGCTGGACCGGGTCCTGGCCTCCCCCGTCGTGCCCGACGTCCTGGTCGTGGACGACTCATCCCCCGACGGCACGGGGGCGCTCGTGGAGCAGGTCGCGGCGCGCTACCCCTCCGGCCGGGTGCGGTTGCTGACGCGCACCACGAAGGACGGGCTGGGCGCCGCCTACCGGGCGGGGTTCGCGCACGTCCTCGCCACGGGGGACCACGACGTCGTCGTGCAGATGGACGCCGACGGCTCGCACCCCGTGGAGGCGCTGACGCGGATGCTGGCGCAGATCGACCACGGCGCGGACCTGGTCCTGGGTGCGCGGTACGTGCGCGGCGGCGCGCTCGACGAGGCGTGGCCCTGGTACCGCAAGGCCCTCTCGCGCGGGGCGAACGTCTACGCGCGGGTCCTGCTGGGGGCTCCGGTGGCCGACCTGACGGGCGGTTTCAAGGCCTGGCGCGCGGACCTGCTGCGGTCGCTGGACCTGTCGCAGCTGACCGCGGCCGGCTACGCGTTCCAGATCCAGACGACGCTGGCGGCGCTGCAGCGGGGGGCGACGGTCCGCGAGGTCCCGATCCTGTTCACCGAGCGGACCCACGGGACGTCGAAGATGAGCGGGGACATCATCCGCGAGGCGATGGTCTCGGTCGTGCGGATGCGGCGGTACGGCCCGACGGGCCGCCGTCCCTGA